In Gimesia sp., the following are encoded in one genomic region:
- a CDS encoding rod-binding protein, whose translation MAPLSGIQNNIQQSTLLTPVSQAPSELQQPGQSSPELKEAFQKFVAGTFYQQMFKALRSAQGKPAYFHGGQAEEMFQSQLDQQISEDLASQEGNAFSDTLFSSFSRQLNAQSMKSINAASGVTL comes from the coding sequence ATGGCCCCCCTGTCTGGAATTCAAAACAACATTCAACAGAGTACCCTGCTGACACCTGTCAGCCAGGCACCGTCGGAATTACAGCAGCCCGGTCAGAGTTCTCCGGAGCTGAAGGAAGCGTTCCAGAAGTTCGTCGCGGGTACGTTCTATCAGCAGATGTTCAAAGCGCTGCGTTCTGCCCAGGGAAAGCCGGCTTATTTTCACGGTGGCCAGGCGGAAGAGATGTTTCAGTCTCAACTGGACCAGCAGATTTCTGAAGACCTGGCTTCACAGGAAGGAAATGCGTTTTCCGACACGTTGTTCTCGTCATTTTCACGCCAGTTGAATGCGCAGTCGATGAAATCGATCAATGCGGCATCCGGCGTAACACTATAA
- the flgK gene encoding flagellar hook-associated protein FlgK: MAKQSMEVFSTGIQVAGQNIANAGTPGYIRENLVLNPSDPYRQGALITGTGVEISGIQQQIDLFLETRIHSANTEYSSINERDTIFKQLESELRELSGGDLSTGLNDFLAKLNNAVNQPGSIPDREFVLSEAQKFASEISSLRLRINDLRETQSVNVENLVKEANELIDKIVDLNPKISKLEASGLLQSDAGALRTERYNALNRLSELIPVRFRERADGAIDVFTGSDYLVLAGSSQKLTVQTDTDKGVVVQEVFLSRTNSNISRTGGELKGIIEGRDDILGGFVDQLDTYASNLIFEFNKIHSSGEGTAGFEQLTSASAALDPSANLSSALSGLPFQANHGSFQIKVTNKTTGITNTTTINVDLDGIGADTTLNSLASALNGVANLNSSVSTDGRLNLSADSDYEFRFSNDTSGALAAIGINTLFTGADSSDIGINSVVRDNQQFLALGQGGGPSDGSNAVALAAFSQQPIESLGGITLDEYYDKVVSSIAQSSASEGALAEGAQTFRDSLKNQREQFSGVSIDEETINVMKFQRAFQSAARLVSTIDELFTILLQI, from the coding sequence ATGGCCAAGCAATCGATGGAGGTATTCAGTACCGGCATCCAGGTTGCGGGTCAGAATATCGCCAATGCGGGCACTCCCGGCTACATCCGTGAGAATCTGGTTCTTAATCCGTCCGATCCCTATCGACAGGGGGCGTTGATCACCGGGACGGGAGTGGAGATTTCCGGGATTCAGCAGCAGATCGATCTGTTTCTGGAAACCCGCATCCATTCAGCAAACACCGAATACTCTTCCATCAACGAGCGCGATACGATTTTCAAACAGCTGGAGAGCGAGCTGCGCGAGCTCTCAGGCGGAGACCTGTCGACCGGTCTGAATGATTTTCTGGCCAAGTTGAACAACGCGGTGAATCAGCCTGGCTCGATTCCGGACCGGGAGTTTGTGCTCAGTGAGGCTCAGAAGTTTGCGTCCGAGATCAGTTCGCTGAGACTGCGGATCAACGATCTGCGCGAGACCCAGTCGGTCAACGTGGAAAACCTCGTGAAAGAGGCCAACGAGCTGATCGACAAGATCGTGGACCTGAACCCGAAGATTTCGAAGCTCGAAGCATCCGGACTGTTGCAGAGTGATGCGGGCGCTCTGCGAACCGAGCGGTATAACGCGCTCAATCGACTTTCCGAACTGATCCCGGTGCGGTTTCGCGAACGCGCGGATGGTGCCATCGATGTGTTTACCGGTTCCGATTATCTGGTTCTGGCCGGCTCCTCTCAAAAGCTGACGGTCCAAACCGATACCGATAAAGGGGTTGTCGTTCAGGAAGTGTTCTTATCCCGGACCAATAGTAACATTTCACGAACCGGGGGAGAGCTCAAAGGAATTATCGAAGGTCGCGATGACATCCTGGGGGGCTTTGTGGACCAGCTGGATACCTATGCTTCCAACCTGATCTTTGAGTTCAACAAGATTCATTCTTCCGGAGAAGGGACCGCAGGCTTTGAGCAATTGACCTCCGCGTCTGCGGCACTGGATCCTTCCGCCAATCTGAGTTCAGCGCTTTCGGGGCTGCCCTTCCAGGCGAATCATGGCAGTTTTCAGATTAAAGTCACGAATAAGACGACGGGGATTACCAATACCACAACGATCAATGTCGACCTCGACGGAATCGGGGCGGACACCACGTTAAACAGTCTGGCCAGTGCGCTGAACGGCGTGGCGAATCTGAATTCGAGTGTGTCGACCGATGGTCGGCTGAACCTCAGTGCCGACTCCGATTATGAGTTCCGCTTCTCGAATGATACCAGTGGGGCCCTGGCGGCCATCGGCATCAATACGCTGTTCACGGGGGCCGATTCCAGTGATATCGGAATCAACTCCGTCGTGCGAGATAACCAGCAGTTTCTGGCACTGGGGCAGGGGGGCGGCCCTTCAGATGGCAGCAACGCTGTGGCGCTGGCTGCCTTTTCGCAGCAGCCCATCGAGTCACTTGGGGGCATCACCCTCGACGAGTATTACGATAAAGTGGTATCGAGCATCGCCCAGTCATCCGCTTCTGAGGGTGCGCTGGCGGAAGGCGCTCAGACATTCCGGGATTCACTCAAGAATCAGCGCGAACAGTTCTCCGGAGTGAGTATCGATGAAGAGACCATCAACGTCATGAAGTTCCAGCGTGCGTTTCAGTCTGCCGCCCGACTGGTCAGCACCATCGATGAACTCTTTACCATTCTATTACAAATTTAA
- the flgL gene encoding flagellar hook-associated protein FlgL: MNIGPLLPGRLPSTMLSERLKTSLNSNARELSNLQQQVATGQKFSLLSESPAAALRTVILQSTLERQLQYQTNISTNQSLLAMSETAMNSVGDALNTAKTLALSGVGSTVSDAERVALADQVAALRTQVINAGNTTFRGQYLFSGSLTNVAPFQELADGQVVYHGDGHQVQSYIDTQTLLSNNFDGISAFAASSPEIGSEIDPALTLQTRIADLHSGRGAKLGSISVTLDNGTPETQTIDLSRVETIQDLKTVLENAFSGSPVTLTVDIDPSSQNGLRLTPSAGTVAVSNVSGSSLATQLGIASTAVAQINGGDLDPGITLQTTLASLNGGGGIGSTVGTGLVINHGGETHTVDLSTATTIEDVFNLIRTADPNLNLGINEAQNGLAISSRISGADFSIGENNGGSNAAGLGIATFSASTPLSELNYGRGVDVNSSNKLQINRRDGSTINIDLSGATTVQDVLDKINDFETFDGTTPLADLNLGQGVPVGATTLDITRRDSSVANVSLAGDATVQDVLDSINAVDPGNLVASIDPNTNAIRISDNSGTGPLSIASNAVSDALGLAVSETGTDNSVPLQGNFIPIKLQATLNSTGNGITIYDASGTGPLEIPPIELAYALGIDGTESGSDPLVGLQGKEPNPKEATGVLNLLSRLETALRNNDNQGIERIGVKLDAEINRVNGVRSEIGNRLSILEDASGRLQDQEVQIREAISRDFDTDLTEVIVEITQRQTAFQANLQVTSQALQLTLLSFL, encoded by the coding sequence ATGAATATCGGTCCTTTATTACCAGGTCGACTGCCTTCGACGATGCTCTCTGAGCGGTTGAAGACATCGTTGAACAGCAACGCCCGGGAACTGTCGAATCTCCAGCAGCAGGTGGCCACCGGACAGAAGTTTTCCCTGCTCAGTGAATCTCCTGCAGCGGCGCTGCGGACAGTCATTCTGCAGTCCACACTGGAACGTCAGCTACAGTACCAGACCAACATCAGCACCAACCAGAGTCTGCTCGCCATGAGTGAGACGGCGATGAACAGTGTGGGCGATGCGCTCAATACCGCCAAGACGCTGGCACTATCGGGAGTCGGATCGACAGTCTCCGACGCCGAACGCGTGGCACTTGCCGATCAGGTGGCAGCGCTGCGGACACAGGTCATCAACGCGGGCAATACCACGTTTCGCGGTCAATATCTTTTTTCCGGGAGCCTGACCAACGTCGCCCCCTTCCAGGAACTGGCCGACGGGCAGGTGGTCTATCATGGGGACGGTCACCAGGTTCAGTCCTACATCGATACACAGACTCTGCTCTCCAATAACTTCGATGGTATTTCGGCTTTTGCCGCCAGTAGTCCGGAAATCGGGAGCGAAATCGATCCCGCCTTAACGTTACAGACCCGCATCGCCGACCTGCATAGTGGGCGGGGGGCCAAACTGGGGTCGATCTCAGTGACGCTGGATAACGGGACTCCCGAAACTCAGACGATTGATCTTTCCAGGGTAGAGACCATCCAGGATCTCAAAACCGTGCTGGAGAATGCGTTTTCCGGTAGTCCGGTCACGCTGACGGTCGACATCGATCCTTCGAGTCAGAACGGACTGCGGTTAACTCCCTCTGCGGGAACCGTGGCGGTTTCCAATGTTTCCGGTTCGAGTCTGGCGACGCAATTGGGGATTGCCAGTACCGCGGTGGCACAAATCAACGGAGGCGACCTCGATCCGGGGATCACCCTGCAGACCACGCTGGCTTCTCTGAATGGGGGGGGCGGAATCGGCTCGACTGTCGGAACCGGACTTGTCATCAATCATGGAGGCGAGACCCACACTGTCGACCTGTCGACGGCGACCACCATTGAAGATGTCTTCAACCTGATTCGTACGGCTGATCCTAATCTTAATCTGGGAATCAATGAGGCCCAGAATGGACTGGCGATTTCAAGTCGCATCAGTGGTGCGGACTTCTCAATTGGTGAGAACAACGGCGGATCCAATGCCGCAGGACTGGGGATTGCCACCTTTTCTGCCAGTACGCCCCTTTCGGAACTGAATTACGGGCGGGGCGTCGATGTTAATTCTTCGAATAAGCTGCAGATCAACCGGCGCGATGGAAGTACCATCAATATTGATCTGAGCGGTGCGACGACCGTGCAGGACGTGCTGGATAAGATCAATGACTTTGAGACGTTCGACGGTACCACGCCGCTGGCGGATCTGAATCTGGGGCAGGGCGTTCCAGTCGGGGCGACCACCCTGGATATTACCCGGCGAGACAGTTCCGTGGCGAATGTGAGTCTGGCCGGCGATGCGACCGTGCAGGATGTGCTGGACTCGATCAACGCCGTGGATCCAGGAAATCTGGTTGCGAGTATCGACCCGAATACGAATGCGATTCGCATTTCCGATAATTCGGGGACCGGGCCGTTGAGTATCGCCAGCAATGCGGTTTCCGATGCACTGGGGCTGGCGGTCAGTGAGACCGGGACCGATAACAGTGTGCCTCTGCAGGGAAACTTTATTCCCATCAAGCTGCAGGCCACACTGAATAGCACGGGGAACGGCATTACCATCTATGATGCCTCAGGCACCGGACCGTTGGAGATTCCGCCGATTGAACTCGCCTATGCATTGGGGATCGATGGTACCGAATCCGGCAGTGACCCGCTGGTGGGGTTGCAGGGGAAAGAACCCAATCCGAAAGAAGCGACGGGAGTGCTAAATCTGCTGTCCCGCCTGGAAACGGCATTGCGGAACAATGACAATCAGGGAATTGAGCGGATCGGGGTGAAACTGGATGCCGAAATCAATCGCGTGAATGGCGTGCGATCGGAGATCGGGAACCGGTTGAGTATTCTCGAGGACGCCAGTGGTCGACTGCAGGATCAGGAAGTGCAGATCAGGGAAGCCATTTCCCGGGATTTTGATACCGACCTGACGGAAGTGATTGTTGAGATCACCCAGCGCCAGACGGCCTTTCAGGCAAATCTCCAGGTAACCTCGCAGGCCTTGCAGCTGACGCTGCTCTCCTTCCTTTAA
- the flgN gene encoding flagellar export chaperone FlgN, protein MHAAPTAPVPAQHQQLLGKLTGILNDLEPIQKKLLELYEQKSQALKQVDPERIEQLAVIEEQLTNTLQFILLRRQQLLQTAEQLGLPAGSLQELLPGLGLGIEVSEPIAERIEVVQQRSQKLRHESWVQWIVAQRSFQHYSQILELIAHAGKKTPTYSGGQNENGSGGAIFDASA, encoded by the coding sequence ATGCATGCAGCACCAACTGCGCCGGTACCGGCGCAACATCAACAGCTATTGGGGAAACTGACCGGGATCCTGAATGATCTCGAACCCATTCAAAAGAAACTGCTCGAACTCTATGAGCAGAAGTCACAGGCACTGAAACAGGTCGATCCGGAACGGATTGAACAGCTGGCCGTGATCGAAGAGCAGCTCACCAATACGCTGCAGTTCATTCTGCTGAGACGACAGCAACTGTTGCAGACCGCGGAGCAACTCGGTCTGCCCGCCGGTTCCCTGCAGGAACTGCTGCCTGGTCTGGGGCTGGGCATCGAGGTCTCCGAACCGATCGCGGAACGAATTGAAGTCGTGCAGCAGCGGTCGCAGAAGCTCAGGCATGAAAGCTGGGTCCAGTGGATTGTGGCCCAACGTTCGTTTCAGCATTACTCGCAGATCCTGGAGCTGATTGCGCACGCAGGGAAAAAGACGCCGACGTACTCGGGCGGCCAGAATGAAAATGGTTCAGGGGGGGCGATCTTTGACGCATCGGCCTGA
- a CDS encoding flagellar basal body L-ring protein FlgH — MKSLRGNSVRTCQRRKKLAVLREAISLGCIVLFCSSVVRAQGPAVQNTAQANQSTAIRSTQGTSELSNIEALRQKADKPVTPPERLAARMNQFEYSSEAMEVTESLANTFGQGDLYTPSPKPPLLRDYSLIYVPAPEPIVVKVHDIITIMVDEKSSVTIDSRFNRNRTETLKAELKEFMRIDNAGNLAPAALNSPKIDTQLQGRLQSTGQVADREGIQYRIAATVVDIRPNGNLILEARKSIRSNRDVWEYRLTGEIRSKDVNRDNTALSENIANLDIVKHQRGKVYQSTKRPWGVVLYDWFFPF, encoded by the coding sequence ATGAAGTCACTCAGAGGAAACAGTGTGCGAACCTGCCAGCGAAGAAAAAAGCTGGCAGTATTACGGGAGGCGATTTCCCTGGGATGTATCGTATTGTTTTGTTCGAGCGTCGTGCGGGCACAGGGTCCAGCTGTGCAGAACACCGCGCAGGCCAATCAGAGCACTGCAATACGATCCACCCAGGGTACTTCCGAACTGAGTAACATCGAAGCTTTACGACAGAAGGCAGACAAACCCGTCACGCCGCCGGAACGTCTGGCTGCCCGTATGAATCAGTTTGAATACTCATCCGAGGCGATGGAAGTGACCGAGTCCCTGGCGAATACATTCGGGCAAGGAGACCTGTATACACCTTCGCCCAAGCCACCATTGTTGCGTGATTATTCGCTGATCTACGTACCTGCGCCTGAGCCGATTGTTGTTAAGGTGCACGACATCATCACGATTATGGTAGATGAAAAATCAAGCGTGACCATCGATTCCCGTTTTAACCGGAACCGTACCGAAACACTGAAAGCAGAACTCAAAGAGTTCATGCGGATTGATAACGCCGGAAACCTGGCACCCGCTGCCTTGAACAGTCCCAAGATTGACACGCAGTTGCAGGGACGCCTGCAGAGTACTGGTCAGGTGGCGGACCGCGAAGGGATTCAGTACCGCATCGCCGCGACCGTGGTTGATATTCGCCCGAATGGTAATCTGATTCTGGAAGCCCGCAAAAGCATTCGCAGTAATCGGGATGTCTGGGAATACCGGCTGACGGGAGAGATTCGCAGTAAAGATGTCAATCGCGACAATACGGCATTGAGTGAAAACATTGCCAACCTGGATATCGTCAAACACCAGCGCGGGAAAGTTTACCAGAGTACGAAGCGTCCCTGGGGCGTGGTGTTGTACGACTGGTTCTTCCCGTTTTAA
- a CDS encoding flagellar basal body P-ring protein FlgI produces the protein MSARFSQSVIVCLLFLGMLTCSQQELQARTRVENICSVYGMREIKLTGMGLVVGLDGTGDGAKNLPTIRSLAAALKHLNNPVVDLKDLAAANNVALVMIEATIPASGIRKGQKLDCFVSSMLGAKSLRGGRLLVAPVATPEIGNEVFAGLCSGAVILEDELSLATGKIINGLVMERDFELSFIDRRTRSITLLVDKRHAGFHTASEVARVINAEFSFEAGNRQLAIAQGPGRVFIRIPRQYIESPVEFIAAVMEVGIDRPHQQARVVVNPKSQTVVVTGEVEISPVVISHKNLTVGIGNPAEGGLPGGFVPVNGQPGQQNTQRLQELVEALNQLRVPTEDVISIIRELHRSGKLHAEYDEH, from the coding sequence ATGTCTGCCCGGTTCTCCCAATCTGTTATCGTCTGTCTGCTGTTCCTCGGAATGCTGACCTGTTCGCAACAGGAACTGCAGGCACGTACGCGCGTGGAGAATATCTGCAGCGTGTATGGCATGCGGGAGATTAAGCTCACAGGCATGGGACTGGTGGTTGGGCTCGACGGGACGGGTGATGGTGCTAAGAATCTGCCGACGATCCGCAGCCTGGCAGCGGCACTCAAGCACTTGAACAATCCGGTGGTCGATCTCAAGGATCTGGCAGCCGCGAATAACGTGGCACTGGTCATGATCGAAGCCACGATTCCCGCCAGTGGCATTCGCAAAGGGCAGAAGCTGGACTGTTTCGTCAGTTCCATGCTGGGAGCCAAAAGTCTGCGGGGCGGTCGTCTGCTGGTCGCACCAGTGGCGACACCGGAAATCGGTAACGAAGTGTTCGCCGGTCTCTGTTCCGGAGCTGTGATCCTGGAAGATGAACTTTCTCTGGCAACCGGGAAGATTATCAACGGCCTGGTGATGGAGCGGGACTTCGAACTGTCATTTATTGATCGTCGGACCCGTTCGATTACGTTGCTTGTCGATAAGCGTCATGCCGGTTTCCACACTGCCAGTGAAGTCGCCCGTGTCATTAACGCCGAATTCAGTTTTGAAGCAGGGAACCGTCAACTGGCGATTGCCCAGGGACCGGGCCGGGTGTTTATCCGGATTCCCCGTCAATATATCGAATCACCGGTCGAGTTTATTGCTGCTGTGATGGAGGTCGGCATTGATCGTCCGCACCAGCAGGCCCGGGTGGTGGTCAATCCTAAATCACAAACCGTTGTCGTCACCGGCGAAGTCGAAATCAGTCCGGTGGTGATCTCACATAAGAATCTGACCGTAGGCATTGGTAATCCAGCCGAGGGGGGGCTGCCGGGAGGCTTTGTGCCGGTTAATGGACAGCCAGGTCAGCAGAATACGCAACGTCTGCAGGAGCTGGTCGAGGCGTTGAATCAGTTACGCGTGCCTACCGAAGATGTGATCAGCATTATCCGCGAGTTGCATCGTTCCGGAAAACTGCACGCGGAATATGACGAGCACTAA